A single window of Chitinophaga sp. XS-30 DNA harbors:
- a CDS encoding type I restriction enzyme HsdR N-terminal domain-containing protein: protein MINIQFPPPDFKITSTNGQELIFDPFRKKYVVLTPEEWVRQNFLNYLVKKMDYPGALMSIEKEMNLGELRKRCDIVVYTREAEPWMIVECKEMGISLNSAVLEQIVRYHMALPVPYLVITNGSHTWCCKMNTEEGKWEFEPSLPGYPDIREEPTVREL from the coding sequence ATGATCAATATCCAGTTTCCGCCACCCGACTTCAAGATCACGTCCACCAACGGGCAGGAACTGATCTTCGACCCTTTCCGGAAAAAATATGTGGTGCTGACGCCCGAAGAATGGGTACGGCAGAACTTCCTGAATTATCTCGTGAAGAAAATGGACTATCCCGGCGCGCTGATGAGCATTGAAAAGGAAATGAACCTTGGCGAGCTTCGCAAGCGCTGCGATATTGTGGTGTACACCCGCGAGGCGGAGCCCTGGATGATCGTGGAATGCAAGGAAATGGGGATTTCGCTGAACAGCGCCGTGCTGGAGCAGATCGTGCGTTATCATATGGCATTGCCGGTGCCTTACCTGGTGATCACCAACGGCAGCCATACCTGGTGCTGTAAAATGAATACCGAGGAGGGGAAATGGGAGTTCGAGCCATCATTGCCGGGTTACCCGGATATAAGGGAGGAGCCAACGGTAAGGGAATTGTAA